A single region of the Triticum dicoccoides isolate Atlit2015 ecotype Zavitan chromosome 2B, WEW_v2.0, whole genome shotgun sequence genome encodes:
- the LOC119366183 gene encoding N-terminal acetyltransferase A complex catalytic subunit NAA10-like, with protein sequence MVCIRQATIDDLLAMQACNLMCLPENYQMKYYFYHMLSWPQLLFVAEDYGGRIVGYVLAKMEEDPSEPCHGHITSLAVLRSHRKLGLATKLMSAAQAAMDQVFGAEYVSLHVRRSNRAAFNLYTSTLGYQIHDIEAKYYADGEDAYDMRKMLRQPVPKKHHHHHHAGGGCCSHDAPAAAAAGLSPASASPEK encoded by the coding sequence ATGGTGTGCATCCGGCAGGCGACGATCGACGACCTGCTGGCGATGCAGGCGTGCAACCTGATGTGCCTGCCGGAGAACTACCAGATGAAGTACTACTTCTACCACATGCTGTCGTGGCCGCAGCTGCTGTTCGTCGCCGAGGACTACGGCGGCCGCATCGTCGGCTACGTGCTGGCCAAGATGGAGGAGGACCCCTCGGAGCCCTGCCACGGCCACATCACCTCGCTCGCCGTGCTCCGCTCCCACCGCAAGCTCGGCCTTGCCACCAAGCTCATGTCGGCGGCCCAGGCCGCCATGGACCAGGTCTTCGGCGCCGAGTACGTCTCGCTCCACGTCCGCCGCTCCAACCGCGCCGCCTTCAACCTCTACACCTCCACCCTCGGCTACCAGATCCACGACATCGAGGCCAAGTACTACGCCGACGGCGAGGACGCCTACGACATGCGCAAGATGCTGCGCCAGCCCGTGCCcaagaagcaccaccaccaccaccacgccggcgGCGGCTGCTGCTCCCACGACGCTCCTGCTGCCGCGGCGGCCGGCTTGTCCCCAGCTTCCGCTTCGCCGGAGAAGTAG